The region TCAAGAACACTGTTGCTTCTGGTTTCAGGGAGAGAAATGGTGGGTGGGTGTGTCCGGGGAACATGGTTGCTCACAGTCCCCTGCACACAAATACtccagccccctccccgcccttaACCTGACTCTTGGTTAGCTCCCCCCCACCATGCTGCCCTGGTGAGAATCCCACAGAAGCTCGGGCCACGGTTCCCAGCACGTGCTCCTCACCTGCACTTGGATTTCCCACTTTGAAATTGTCTGTGCTTAAAAGAAAACCTTTACTGTCCTCCTCCTGCCCTTCTGGAAGCTTCTGGGCTGCCGCCTTCTACTCATGGCTGGTGTGTCCTCCGGGAAAGCAAATTTGCTTTTTTAGCCTAGGAAAACATAATTAGGGAGGCAGATTTGCTGCAAATGGCATCATATTATGTATCCTAAAGCCAAATAGTAATGATCTTTGAATTTTCCATAAGGCCATAAAACCACAGAGATCTGAGGCCGTCTGAATTCAAGTCCATCTGTATTTGTCAGATGCCCCCTGTGTATGGAGTCAGGGCTGGAGATTTGAGAGGAGCTGGAGGGGACACACAAGAGGTGGGCTTGGAGCTTTGTCCTTGGAGAGTTTACTACAGTGTGGGGAGAGAGAATGCACACTTACCCCTGTGCACGCCTGAAGGTGGACacagacactgtgcccagcctggcccACAGCCCCTGCCAGGGACAGACCTGAGTGTGATGCTGGTAGCTCACTGCTGAGTGGCCACAAGCTCATCATTGACTGTTTCCGAGGCTCATGGATGGCACTGTGGGCAGGGAGGATGGGGCCCTGTGCCGGGTGCTCAGAAAGATGGTCTGTTTCTCTTCCCCTTGCCACCAGGTGCAAAGAAGGGGTGATCTGGCCAAGCTGGGGGAGGCCTCAAATCACAGCATACTCATTGCTGAGGGGGAGACTTTGACAAGGCGGGTGGCCGGCAATCTAGACAGAGGGAATGAGCAGATCCACCCACAGACCCAGCGGTGGCCGAGGCCGAGGGAGGGGGACTAGGGAGTCGATGCTGCCCCGTCCAGCTCTGTGATTGGAGGACCCCGTAAGTGAGGGGCACTGGTAGGCATGAACCCTGAACTTGGACAGCTCAAAAATCCACCTGTTGATTCTAGACTCCATAGTTTATGTCTTAAGCCAGAGTCATAGCCCTAGGGTCCACTCCTGAATACCCACCTGCCCACCTACATGGATGTCCTGGGAGCGGCTCAAACTCAGTGTGCCCCAGCCCCCATCTCAGGCCATGACAGCTCCTACCTTTCCACAGCTCAGACCCTAACCTTCTAGTCACCCTtgacccttctctctctctctcacacctgTGTCCAGTCACCAGCAACTTCTTCTCACCCTCAGAATATGCCTAGAACTCCACCTCTTCTCACTCACACTCCTAAGCTATTTCCAACTCAGCAGCCAGtgggatcttttaaaaatgtcaattagatcaagtctctctctcctccttggttCCCAGCTCACTTGGGTAAGTCTCTCTAGTGGCCCCAGTGCACCTGGCCTCACCTGTTCCCAGCCTTCTTGCTGTTCCTCGAGCAAACTGACCCTCCCCAAAGCTTGGCTTCTACAACCCATATTTGGTCTGCTGGCAGGAAGTAATGATGCCACACACAGCCAGTCTGGCTCTGCCCTGCTACAGTAgggcggtgtgtgtgtgtgtgtactgatGCATTCACTTGTGGTTCAGAAAAGAGGGACCCTCTCTGTTCTCACTTGGGGAGGGGCTGTAGACCCTTGGTCATCTATTCAGAGGCCTCCCCAGCTTCAGTGGAGGCTCTGGCTGGGTTAGGTTGGGGCAAAGAAGTGAAATGCATAAATGGCTGGACCCCAGCAGGCTCCCCACATCCCGTGCGGTGTGTGTGATTGATGCAGAGGGAGTCTGTCTCCTCGACTCATGTttctggctgtgtgtgtgtgtgtctcctggGGTGAGTGTCCACACACGCCTGTGTGTGTGAGTCTTGGTGTTTTAAAAGCCAAACGATcagtttcataataaaataactCCCAGCAAGCACCCTGGCCAACTGTGAGGAAATCAATACCCATGTTAATTGAATGCAACCCTCATAAATCAGGGGAGAAACATGGACTTATGCTTCCTTCCCAAGGCAGCCTGGAGAGTTCCTTCTTGGGGCAGGGGACTCGGCTGGAATTGGTGATTACACCGTGGGGCTAGGGGGAGAGGCCTCTTCAGGGGCTGGCAGAAAGGGAGCAGAGGGCTGGAGCTGGTAAGGAATCAGCCCCAGCCCCCTGCAGAGCTGGCATCGCCTGCTCAGCCCTGGGTGTTGCGGGAGGGCGCAACACGTCTGTGGCCTATGCTTTTGGCTCCTAGAGGCCACTGTGCCAGGGTCAGCCTTGGAAGGGAGTGGGCAGTGACCAGAGGCCCAGCTTGGGCTTCTTTACTTTCTGAGTAAGAAATGATCATTTTGGTGGAATGCCTGGTGCTTACTGGATGTGCAGAAAGCACGCACAGTCCAGGCCTCAATGTCCACGTGACTTGCAGATACAAAGGGAGGTAGCAACGGCTGGCCCGGTCCCAAGCTCACTGCACGCCCTCAGGAAAGTCACTTTCTCTGCTCTGAGCCAGTTTCTGTATGTAAGCGGTGGAGCCAGCAAGTCTCCCAGGAATCTTTTCCAGCTCAGACGTCCTGGGACTTTGAGATCTGGCTGGGTTCCTGAGGTCACAATGCCCATGATGGTAACAGTGATGGGTTTAGGCTCACTGAAGGGTAGTTCCACCAGGCAGGGAGGAAAGGCCTCCCTGGGGGGACATCTGTCGGCCTGGGAAGTCTCTACTCACTCCCTTACTTCCGCCCAGAGCCGTCTGCAAATCCCTCAGTCTCAGAGGCTGGCTCAGGCCACCACTGGCACCTTCCCTGGGAAGGAGGGATCTGGTTGTCAGGTCAGAGCCTTTTCAGTGGTGCTGCACCTAGAGCAGCCCTCAGTCCCCAGGGCCTGTTGTGACTTTCAACAGATTTTGCTGCAGAACTGCAATGATAGCAATAATAATTGATgataataaattgtaataataacAGCCATCCTCTACTGGGTACTTCTGAACTGTGGTCGTCACCAACAGCCCCATGAGGAAGATCCTGCCCAGgtctgcattttacagatgaggaaccttGGCTCAGACAGGGAGAGGATGAGCTCTGGTCACAGGGCCTGGGGTGCAGCGGGAGTCCAGTTAGGCCTATGTTGCCAGAGCAGCCACGTTGCAGCCACATTTGTTTCATGCCTGGGTGTAAAAAAGCCCCATGATTCCAAGTGTAGTCTCTGAGAACTGGGAGGGACGTGGGACTCTCTGGGCCGCCGAATCAGCCTTGCTGGCCCCAGGAGCTTCCTGACAAAGCTAAATGTCTCTGGCTTTTCTGCTTGGCCCCTGCCCAGCGCCCACAGCTCATAGGGTGAGGCCGGAGACCCTCACTCTCCTCTCATTGGCAGGGCCCATAGGCAACCTCCTGACCTGCTTTAGAAGTAACTTGTCACTACAGGATTGTGTGTAAAGGCCTGGCCAGACTCACCTCCGCCAGGAGCCCTGACCCTTACAGAGTTCTGGCTGGAGGGTGGCAGCATGTGGCAGATCCCCAGGCTGTCCCTGAGATCCTGTCCTTGACCCCTCCAACCCATTTAAACCTCTGGGTAGCATCCAGGACAGACCAGGGTGGGCCGAGCTGTCCCACCAGTTGGAAACATGTGGATGGCACTTACTGTCCCAGCAGCAAGGTGGGACAACACACACGGGGTGTTGCCAGCCAGGGATGCTTGCTACGTGGGTCTGGGTCATGGAGACATGGCCGATCATCCTGTGCTGACACATCTCCAGCTTGATGCCGCCTGGCCAAGGCTCCACCACATCACACTGATGCATTCACTGTGCAGGGTGGCCCAAGGCCTCAAGTACACAGATACTCTTACCAGGCAAGACCTGCCAGAGGTTTAGGGGTGACCCCAGGAGCCAGACAAGTGGTGACAGACCTTTCTTTGGAATGTGCAGGGTGGGGACATCCCAGGGCCGCTGCACTAACCCTCTTCTGCACACACAGCTTAGATTCTGGGGCACCCAGGCATTGCTCCCTCCTACCCTGTGTGGTGCAGTGACACCTTGCGGTGTGCCCAAGGTTACCCCACACAGACATGCTGTGGATTGCCCTCACCCCGCTTCTCTCCGATACCCCCTCTCCGGTTGTCCCTGTGTGTCCTCCGTGCCCAGAGCCTGGCACCAAGTGGGCATGCAGCAGATATGTGTGGAAGGCATGCTGGTGGTGGGCCTCCTTCTGGGTCCCGTCTTCTGAGCTCTCAGCTTCCCCCACTCCAGCTGTCCCCCAAATGGGCTGGGTCTTCACTGCTTACCTCAATGCTGCCCTTCTGGGAGCCTGCGCATTCAGACTCATCTGGGTCAACAGTCTtcctcatttaaaatatatatactgagGTATAAGAGGAAAGCAATGAAAATAGGCTACAAGCAGGATGGAAGGGCTCTCGGTCGTTTGGGCCAGTTGGAGGAAGACAGGTGCATTCAATGGGGGCAGTGAGGCCAAGGGCATTGTCCCTGTGTTCCCCCTGCCCGGGTGGACAGAATCAAGGTTTGTACCCTGGTCAGGGGTCCTGCAGGGTTAGGATGGTTATGGTCTGGGAAACTCCTTCTGCCAGACCAGTTTCAGCCTTTTCCTCCTGCCAGGGAATTGGCTGTTTTCCTGGTAGAATGAGCCCAGAGGTCCCACTACCAAGGACATCACTCCCtagactgggggtggggagatggcCCCTTTGCCTGGTCATGACCTTGGCTCTAATGTCTTGCCTCTTGCCCACCCCAAGCCCACCTGTATCCCTTCCAGGTGAAATAGTGCACCCTGCCTATGTCAGAGCCCACTATGGGCAGATGGTGTACAGGATGGGACATGGACTTTCTTCATGCAACTGACATCGCCTCAGGGCAGGCTTTTCTGATTTATCAAATCCTGTGTTCCACCCACGGCTCCAGGCTGCTTCCTTTCCTAAGGACAAAGCCTGGGCAGGCTTGTAAGCACCGCATGTGTGTCCAGACACAAGTCAGGGAGGCCCAgctccccattccccaccccaGCACCTGCTGCCCCAGCTCCCCAGGATCATCCTATCCATCAGCCCCTGCCTGGCCACGGTAGCCAGTTCAGCAGCTCCCTGGGCTGGGCAAGGCTGGGCTGAGTAGCTTTAGAACCAGGTTGCCTGGTTGGAACctgaatttcctatttttttttttttttttatccaaaatGCCTTTATTGGGATGGTTTTCCATTCATTCAAGCAGGGTACTTTCAGTGCTGCTTCCTTCTGAAGGAACATCCTTCTGTAAGCCTTGCTTTTCCTCCTGTAGGCTGGCAGAGGACAGTAGAGCAACCAACACACAAAACTACTGTCTGTGCATGGCTAAACACCGTGGTGCTTTTGTAGCATCCTGGGCATTTCACGTCCATGAAGTAGGAGTTGGGGCTCTGCGCCAGGTGCTTCCTCTTGTGTTTCCTCTTTTCCTCGTCTGGAGAGGGATGAAGGAGATCCTTTGCGAGAGGCATATTGGCGTGTGGAGGCCGTCACTGCTGGAAAGGCGATTTTCCAGTTTTTtaacagctgtgtgaccctgagcaagtctCTCCACCATGCTGtacttggtttcctcatctgtataatggggGCATTGAAAGGAGTCATGATGTCATGGGCATTGAGAGAGCACTGGATGGATGCCTGTGAGCTAATGACTGCCATCAGCATTAGCCGGTGGTTTTCTCTCGTCCTCCCAGCAGCCTGGGAAAGCCTTCACAAAcaagatttataattttatcagttttgtagctcagtgggtagggcaccagccacatacactgaggctggtgggttcaaacccggcctgggcctgctaaaaaacgacaatgacaactgcaacaaaaaaatagctgggcgttgtggtgggcacctgtagtcccagctacttgggctgaggcaagaaaatctcttgagcccaagaattggaggttgctgtgagctgtgtcatcacagcactctactgagggcaacataataaggagtagggtgctggccccatatgccagaggtggtgggttcaaacccagccccggccccaaactgcaagacaaaacaaaaaaaaattgtatcagtTTTTGATGTCTCAAACTCAGTGGGTTAAGACATCAGCCTTGGGAAACGGATACAGAGTTTGATCATCTTGCAGTTCCAGTTTGGGGCCACCCATCCCCGGACTGAGTTGTGGCATGGGGGGACCTGCCCCAggcctctgcctcagcttccagcaGTGTC is a window of Nycticebus coucang isolate mNycCou1 chromosome 18, mNycCou1.pri, whole genome shotgun sequence DNA encoding:
- the LOC128570660 gene encoding 40S ribosomal protein S27-like — its product is MPLAKDLLHPSPDEEKRKHKRKHLAQSPNSYFMDVKCPGCYKSTTVFSHAQTVVLCVGCSTVLCQPTGGKARLTEGCSFRRKQH